The Lewinellaceae bacterium DNA window AGAGGCGAAGCACAGGAATGTCCCGAGTATCAGTGTTCTCATCGTTTTGTTGTTTGATTTGGACAGAATGCTTCAGGACATGCGGGAATGCATTTAGAACGATGAGATGGTATCGTGCGGTATATCGGGTCGTTGATTTAACGAAAAGGTCTGGCAGATTTAAGATTAATTGATTTAAGAATTCAGATTTAGGGGCCACCCCGACACCTTTCAAACAGATATACAGAAAAACAACGCTCCAATTTTAATCCGCTCGGACACCCTGGGGATTTAAGATTAATTGATTTGAGATTTTAGATTTGGGGGCATCCCGACTCCTTCATACATATACACAACGCTCCAATTTTAATCCGCACTGACACCCTGGGGATTTAAGATTAAATGATTTGAGATTTCAGATTTAGGGGCCACCCCGACTCCTTCATACAGATAAACATATACACAACGCTCCAATTTTAATCCGCACTGACACCCTGGGGATTTAAGATTAAATGATTTAAGATTTTAGATTTAGGGGCCACCCCGACTCCTTGATACAGATTAACATATACACAACGCTCCAATTTTAATCCGCTCGGACACCCTGTGGATTTAAGATTAAATGATTTGGGATTTCAGATTTAGGGGCCACCCCGACCCTTTCATACAGATAAACAGATAAACAACGCTCCAATTTTAATCCGCTCGGACACCCTGGGGATTTAAGATTAAATGATTTGAGATTTTAGATTTAGGGGCCACACCGACTCCTTTCGTTTAGGGCGCATACGCCGTCCCGCCCTGATTCATATCACCTTTGTTATGATTTTTTTAGATTGTTTAATATTCTTAATTGGGCTTAACTCTGTTAGGCGGGATGGTCGTTATCGCGCCATATTGTCATCAGTATTCTTGAACAAGCACTTCAGTAGGGATTTTTAATTCTTTGTTTAATTTGCGGATCATCTCTAATGTTAATTTGCGCTTTTTATTTAAAATTTCGCTTGCCCGACTCTTGTGTCCCAGTATTTTAGCCAGATCTTGTTGTTTCATTCCCATTTGTTCCATCCTGAATTTTATGGCTTCAATAGGATGTGGTGGGCCAATTGGATAGTGCTTATCTTCATAGTCTTCAATCAACATAGCTAGTATTTCCAACTCATCTCCATCCTTTGTTCCTGGTTCAGCATCAAATATATCTTCTAATCTGGCTAATGCCTTGTCATAGTCCTCTTCCGTTCTAATAGGCTTCAGTCTCATAGTTTATATATTTATCGGATCAATTTTATCATATTCTTGATGAGTACCAATGTATCTTATCCAGATCATCCCGTATTTGTAGTTTACTTTAAC harbors:
- a CDS encoding helix-turn-helix domain-containing protein — protein: MRLKPIRTEEDYDKALARLEDIFDAEPGTKDGDELEILAMLIEDYEDKHYPIGPPHPIEAIKFRMEQMGMKQQDLAKILGHKSRASEILNKKRKLTLEMIRKLNKELKIPTEVLVQEY